A single genomic interval of Lathyrus oleraceus cultivar Zhongwan6 chromosome 7, CAAS_Psat_ZW6_1.0, whole genome shotgun sequence harbors:
- the LOC127105220 gene encoding probable serine/threonine-protein kinase WNK5, producing the protein MFKGRIGGKAKPGYVETDPSGRYGRFKDVLGKGAMKVVYKAFDEILGLEVAWNQIKLDDVFQSPDQLQRLYSEVHLLKNLDHDSIITFHSTWIDIERRTFNFITELFTSGTLREYRKKYPRVDIRAIKNWARQILNGLVYLHSHDPPVIHRDLKCDNIFVNGHMGKLKIGDLGLAAILRGSQHAHSVIGTPEFMAPELYEEEYNELVDIYSFGMCMIELFTSEFPYSECTNPAQIYKKVTSGKLPEAFYKIQDIEAQKFVGKCLANVSKRLSAKELLLDPFLATGQHESPLLSPTSIQKSNFNAIIAKQEFSLNDQRKNTFMTITGSMNEEDDTVFLKVKISNKEGNTRNIYFPFDTIKDTAIEVANEMVKELEISDLEPLEIAEMIEQEISTIVPTWRNCDNSKYEKQHSFNYDEEDDNHHPFFSSPPSRSSSHGSLPMFCASFNNNGNLCGSHYPFAQDWPQDDHQYMNDDTSSQTSMNSIKCFNFHCNDSCNEDEHDSTLQLEEESFCCNPKSNNKWTRFCPPKEMVEAGFTKQFCNMKMSSQTHNHRNHHGTKNRCKRLTRINSCVDVRRQQLQRSLMEEMQKRRMFNTVDAIENVGFQNLEGDGCFSC; encoded by the exons ATGTTTAAGGGAAGAATAGGAGGCAAAGCTAAGCCTGGATATGTTGAAACTGATCCTTCCGGTCGATATGGACGG TTTAAGGATGTTCTTGGCAAAGGAGCTATGAAGGTTGTGTATAAGGCATTTGATGAAATCCTAGGACTTGAAGTGGCTTGGAACCAAATCAAACTTGATGATGTTTTTCAATCACCAGATCAACTTCAACGGTTGTATTCAGAAGTTCATCTTCTAAAGAACTTGGATCATGATTCTATAATTACCTTCCATAGTACTTGGATTGATATTGAAAGAAGAACCTTCAACTTCATCACTGAATTGTTTACCTCCGGAACCCTAAGAGA GTATAGAAAGAAGTACCCTCGTGTAGATATCAGAGCAATAAAGAATTGGGCTCGTCAAATTCTAAATGGTTTGGTATATTTACATAGCCATGATCCACCTGTAATACATAGAGACCTAAAGTGTGACAATATCTTTGTCAATGGCCATATGGGAAAGCTCAAGATTGGTGATTTAGGTCTTGCAGCAATTCTTCGTGGATCCCAACATGCACACAGTGTCATAG GTACACCAGAATTCATGGCACCAGAATTGTATGAAGAGGAATATAATGAGTTGGTAGACATATACTCATTTGGCATGTGCATGATTGAGTTATTCACTTCAGAGTTTCCATATAGTGAATGCACCAACCCTGCTCAAATATACAAAAAAGTTACTTCA GGGAAGCTACCAGAGGCATTTTACAAGATCCAAGATATAGAAGCTCAAAAGTTTGTTGGGAAGTGTTTGGCAAATGTATCAAAGAGATTGTCAGCAAAAGAGCTTTTGTTGGACCCATTTTTAGCCACAGGCCAACATGAGTCACCATTGCTTAGTCCAACTTCAATTCAAAAAAGCAATTTCAATGCAATAATTGCCAAACAGGAATTTTCATTGAATGATCAAAGAAAAAACACATTCATGACAATCACAGGGAGTATGAATGAAGAGGATGATACTGTTTTCCTTAAAGTCAAAATTTCTAACAAAGAAG GGAACACAAGAAACATATACTTTCCATTTGACACAATAAAGGACACTGCCATTGAAGTTGCAAATGAAATGGTGAAAGAACTAGAAATTAGTGACTTGGAACCATTGGAGATTGCTGAGATGATTGAACAAGAGATTTCAACTATTGTTCCAACATGGAGGAATTGTGACAACTCTAAGTATGAAAAACAACATAGTTTTAACTATGATGAAGAGGATGATAATCACCATCCTTTCTTCTCATCGCCGCCGTCTCGATCTTCGTCTCATGGTTCTCTCCCTATGTTTTGTGCTTCCTTCAACAACAATGGAAATCTTTGTGGGAGCCATTATCCTTTTGCTCAAGATTGGCCACAAG ATGATCATCAATATATGAATGATGATACAAGCTCACAAACCTCAATGAATTCCATCAAGTGTTTCAATTTCCATTGCAACGATTCATGCAACGAAGACGAACACGATTCAACTCTTCAATTAGAAGAAGAATCCTTTTGTTGCAATCCAAAAAGCAACAACAAATGGACAAGATTTTGTCCTCCGAAAGAGATGGTGGAGGCTGGTTTCACCAAACAGTTTTGCAACATGAAAATGAGTTCTCAAACTCACAATCATAGGAATCATCATGGAACAAAGAACAGATGTAAGAGACTAACAAGGATTAACTCATGTGTTGATGTGAGGAGACAACAATTGCAACGATCTTTGATGGAAGAGATGCAAAAGAGAAGGATGTTCAACACGGTTGATGCTATTGAGAATGTTGGGTTTCAAAATCTAGAAGGAGATGGATGTTTTTCTTGTTGA